The Leptospira harrisiae sequence GGTCGTACTTTGTTTTTCTAAAGTAAATTCTTAGATTTCGTAGTATGGATTCATCAATATGAGTTCTGTCGAAAAGTTCTACCAAAAATTCGGAATCAGTTTTTCCTAATAGGTTTTTGTTTAATCTTTTGGAATAAACCTCTTTCAGATACTCACTAATCTTAAATGCCAGTTCCTTTTCATAGATTAAGTCAGATTCTAGATAGATTTCTATCGTATGAAGGCGTTTAGTTGTTTCTTCTAAAGTTGGTTGTTTTTCCCATAATGCATCCACAATCTTTGGTTTTGACTTCCAGTATAAATAAAGAGCATATAGCAAGTATAAGTTGATCGCCGTGATAAGTAATATGATGGACAATCTAAATAAGTATGGTCCCGAAAAATTGATGGGAGGCTCAATGTCATCGATATCCGTTTCAGTGCCAAGGAGTTGTGATTTGACTTTAATCACTTTTGTGGATTTTTTTTGTTCGCCATTTTCTTCCCAAAACACAGGAAGAATATAATCGCCTGGTTTAAAAAAAAGAATGAACGCGCTGATTTTTGTGTTTTCTTTTTTTAGATTAAAAATTCTGAAAGAAGGCATTGTATCGTCTTCGTAGATTTCTCCTTCTTCCATTTGTAAATTACTATCGCTCTTATCAGTTGATTCTATTTGATAGTGTATTGTATCTCCTACGTAAATATCTTCTTCTAAAATTGTTTCTTTGGGGCTTGCGAGTAAAGAAACAGAAGAAACTAAAATTAGTAGAATGTATTTAGCCATTTCTTTTGATCTTGAATAGTGGTAAGATTTGATTCGAAAGTTTTGTGTTTGGATTAATTTGGATTAGGTTGACACCAAAAAAATTTTTAGCAGCTTTTAAAT is a genomic window containing:
- a CDS encoding LB_053 family protein; translation: MAKYILLILVSSVSLLASPKETILEEDIYVGDTIHYQIESTDKSDSNLQMEEGEIYEDDTMPSFRIFNLKKENTKISAFILFFKPGDYILPVFWEENGEQKKSTKVIKVKSQLLGTETDIDDIEPPINFSGPYLFRLSIILLITAINLYLLYALYLYWKSKPKIVDALWEKQPTLEETTKRLHTIEIYLESDLIYEKELAFKISEYLKEVYSKRLNKNLLGKTDSEFLVELFDRTHIDESILRNLRIYFRKTKYDHNHTKLQRIEAIDIWEKIKKELEL